A single genomic interval of Zunongwangia sp. HGR-M22 harbors:
- a CDS encoding two-component regulator propeller domain-containing protein: MSQSGNVLDALDSRYRFSHKGVIDGLSPGVVNDFYKENKGFLWIATTSGLNRYDGYEFDLYSPKTSNASAIQSRHFRRVFSGPLGLIWCKTPEGINIFDPVSESFTADQTEILNKLGVSGKPIRDIVEIEGDIFLFIHEENEITRYDRNSKKVFVSDEYNALLKKKDLEISSVVAQEAGSLFIIFKNGLIHRLNSEKLSLIAEFDQLQKKFNNTYHDFRMISDDKGDLWIHLFEDYGVFYFKYREAKLFNFTKDSGQIQLSTNLVSDIEKDAEGNIWIGSDLGGINVINPKELSVKYIKNNPEIGNSLSQNSITSLYCDDKGIMWVGTFKNGIDYYHPNIIRFPLQKKILSDPESLPFNDVNVFAEDKAGNLFIGTNGGGLIELNKKTGKYIQYQNNPDDPTSISSDVVVSMLYDSKDRLWIGTYLGGLNLMTKNGFKHFRSNPKDSTTIAGDNIWELFEDSTGKIWIGTLTGGVDIYDEERNRFIHSYDGGGKFPIHANYISSIAEDQYGQIWIGTSNGVDVINKEKGTVNHLTHRPDDMSSLSDNNILAIYKDDDNHIWVGSQQGLNLYNHQEKVFYHYGKKDGLPGEKIIGIVEDNEKDLWITSSFGIAQLKKGNRDSLKSKIDSNFKIYNDLDGLQGNLFNENSIFKNSEGEILVGGLHGYNVFKPQEFKYNQEQPEIIFTKFNLFNQEIKAGEIVKKRTILEKPLHETEAITLKHNQNFFSIEFAALDFFQPSKNSYRYKLIGVDNGWQNLRSSQRTASYTNIDPGEYTFVVQASNNDQVWNREGKQLRITILPPFYKTIYAYILYVVFILSLLYFARRRIIKKQQRSFEIRQEKQEADHLHKMDLMKIRFFTNISHEFKTPLSMILSPISKLKEQQHLGTHVKEQIDTINDNAQRLLNLINQILDLGNVKNDTLLNSSKANIVEFIDDIVTDFREYAENRGIKLNFHSKQKTFYTVFDLDKLDKIIYNLLSNAVKFTPKGGKISVYLDVQGSLSNSSKENKKWVIIEVEDTGVGIAERDQEHIFDRFYKANLKTDINKTGSGIGLALVKEYVKLYIGKISCVSEPGKGTSFTIKLPLQEIPEKEMSNSFQKNTNKIIGQDDNLPTVLIIDDSREFLNYLGQELKEQYNIFIATDAETGWKKTLSIIPDLIVCDWEMPGMKGTDLCLKIRNDSRTKHIPFILLSGNQNEDYKLVGLKAGANDYVTKPFKVEVLKSRIENLIQQRKSFQEAYRKKIELPDVVNRVQVESEDEKLMRKVLQLVKKKYQDPDFTVKQLASDIGVSRSFLYNKSMSLFEKSPLELITDIRLEKGKELLKHSQLTISEIAFQTGFNNPKYFTKNFKKKYKMLPSVYKKQH, translated from the coding sequence TTGTCCCAGTCAGGTAATGTTCTAGATGCATTAGATTCAAGATATAGATTTTCTCATAAAGGCGTCATCGACGGTCTTTCACCTGGAGTAGTTAATGATTTTTATAAGGAGAACAAGGGTTTTCTATGGATTGCGACAACTTCTGGATTAAATCGTTACGATGGTTACGAATTTGATCTTTACAGTCCTAAAACTTCGAATGCATCAGCCATTCAATCAAGACATTTCAGGAGAGTTTTTAGTGGGCCTTTAGGTCTTATATGGTGCAAAACGCCGGAAGGTATCAATATATTTGATCCTGTTTCTGAAAGTTTTACTGCAGATCAAACCGAGATTCTGAATAAATTAGGGGTTTCTGGTAAGCCTATAAGAGATATTGTGGAAATAGAGGGCGATATTTTTTTGTTTATTCATGAGGAAAATGAGATAACTAGGTATGATCGCAACAGCAAAAAGGTTTTTGTATCAGATGAATATAATGCCCTTTTAAAAAAGAAAGATTTAGAAATCTCTTCTGTGGTAGCACAAGAGGCTGGTAGTTTATTTATAATCTTTAAAAATGGTTTGATTCATCGGCTTAACTCAGAGAAGCTTTCCCTTATAGCGGAATTCGATCAACTTCAAAAGAAATTCAATAATACTTACCATGATTTTAGAATGATAAGCGATGACAAAGGAGATCTTTGGATTCATCTTTTTGAGGATTATGGTGTTTTTTATTTTAAATATAGAGAGGCAAAATTGTTCAATTTTACAAAAGATTCAGGACAGATTCAGCTAAGTACCAATCTGGTTAGTGATATTGAAAAAGATGCCGAAGGTAATATTTGGATAGGATCAGATTTAGGTGGAATTAATGTGATTAATCCCAAAGAACTGTCTGTAAAATATATTAAAAATAATCCAGAAATTGGAAACTCTTTATCCCAGAACAGTATTACTTCACTCTATTGCGATGATAAAGGAATAATGTGGGTGGGTACCTTTAAAAACGGAATTGATTATTATCATCCTAATATCATACGTTTTCCTTTACAAAAGAAAATACTGTCTGATCCCGAAAGTTTACCTTTTAATGATGTAAATGTTTTTGCTGAAGACAAAGCAGGTAATCTATTCATCGGTACTAATGGCGGTGGTTTAATTGAATTGAATAAAAAAACAGGGAAATATATACAATATCAAAACAATCCAGACGATCCAACCAGTATTTCCAGTGATGTAGTGGTTAGTATGTTATATGATAGTAAAGACCGGTTGTGGATAGGAACTTATTTGGGAGGTTTAAATTTAATGACTAAGAATGGTTTTAAACATTTCCGTAGTAATCCTAAAGATAGTACGACTATTGCAGGGGATAACATTTGGGAGCTTTTTGAAGATTCTACCGGTAAAATATGGATAGGTACTTTAACCGGTGGTGTTGATATTTATGATGAAGAGCGAAATCGTTTTATACATTCATATGATGGAGGAGGCAAGTTTCCAATCCATGCAAATTATATATCTTCTATTGCAGAAGACCAGTATGGTCAAATTTGGATAGGAACTTCTAACGGCGTAGATGTCATAAATAAAGAAAAGGGAACTGTCAATCATTTAACGCATCGACCAGATGATATGTCGAGTTTAAGTGATAATAACATTTTAGCCATTTATAAAGACGATGATAATCATATCTGGGTAGGATCACAGCAGGGATTAAATTTGTATAATCACCAAGAAAAAGTTTTTTATCACTACGGAAAAAAGGACGGTTTACCCGGCGAGAAAATTATTGGTATTGTTGAAGATAACGAAAAAGATCTATGGATAACTTCTTCTTTCGGTATTGCACAATTGAAGAAAGGTAATCGAGATTCTTTAAAGAGTAAAATCGATTCCAATTTCAAAATATATAATGATCTTGATGGTTTACAGGGCAATCTCTTTAATGAGAATTCTATTTTTAAAAATAGTGAGGGTGAAATTTTAGTTGGTGGTTTGCATGGTTATAATGTCTTCAAACCGCAAGAATTTAAATATAATCAGGAACAACCGGAGATCATTTTTACTAAATTCAACTTATTTAACCAGGAAATTAAAGCAGGTGAAATTGTAAAAAAAAGAACCATTTTAGAAAAACCTTTACATGAAACTGAAGCAATTACGCTGAAGCATAATCAGAATTTCTTTTCGATTGAATTTGCTGCTTTAGATTTCTTTCAGCCTTCCAAAAATAGTTATCGCTACAAATTAATTGGTGTAGATAATGGATGGCAAAACTTAAGAAGTTCGCAAAGAACAGCATCCTATACCAATATCGATCCCGGTGAGTATACTTTTGTAGTCCAGGCTTCTAATAATGATCAGGTTTGGAATAGGGAAGGGAAGCAGTTGAGGATAACGATTTTGCCTCCTTTTTATAAAACCATTTACGCTTATATACTCTATGTAGTATTCATTTTAAGCTTATTGTACTTTGCTCGAAGAAGAATTATTAAAAAGCAACAACGTAGTTTCGAAATAAGACAGGAAAAGCAAGAAGCAGACCATTTACACAAAATGGATCTAATGAAAATTAGATTTTTTACGAATATTAGTCATGAGTTTAAAACGCCGCTTTCAATGATTTTATCTCCAATTTCAAAACTGAAAGAACAGCAACATTTAGGTACTCATGTAAAGGAACAAATTGATACGATCAACGATAATGCTCAGCGTTTACTAAACTTGATAAATCAAATTCTGGATTTAGGTAACGTCAAGAATGATACACTTCTTAATTCTTCAAAAGCGAATATTGTTGAATTTATAGACGATATCGTTACCGATTTTAGGGAGTATGCAGAAAATCGTGGTATCAAGCTCAATTTTCATAGTAAACAAAAAACATTTTATACCGTATTCGATCTGGATAAACTGGATAAGATCATTTATAATTTATTATCAAATGCAGTTAAATTTACACCGAAAGGAGGGAAAATCAGTGTTTATTTAGATGTTCAGGGATCACTCTCAAATAGTTCGAAAGAGAATAAAAAATGGGTAATTATTGAAGTTGAAGATACTGGAGTAGGAATTGCTGAAAGAGATCAAGAACATATTTTTGATCGGTTTTATAAAGCAAATCTAAAGACTGATATTAATAAAACAGGTAGTGGCATTGGTTTAGCCTTGGTAAAGGAATATGTGAAGTTATATATTGGGAAAATTTCATGTGTTAGTGAACCAGGTAAAGGAACAAGCTTTACTATCAAATTGCCATTGCAGGAGATACCTGAAAAAGAAATGTCTAACAGTTTTCAGAAAAACACCAATAAAATAATAGGACAGGATGATAATCTCCCTACCGTATTGATCATAGATGATTCCCGAGAATTTTTAAATTATTTAGGGCAAGAGTTAAAAGAACAATACAATATTTTTATAGCTACAGATGCTGAAACAGGATGGAAGAAAACACTGTCCATAATACCAGATCTAATCGTTTGCGACTGGGAAATGCCTGGAATGAAAGGTACAGATCTATGTTTAAAAATTAGAAATGATTCTCGTACTAAGCATATCCCTTTTATATTATTATCGGGAAATCAAAATGAAGATTATAAATTGGTAGGTTTAAAGGCAGGAGCCAATGATTATGTGACGAAGCCTTTTAAAGTAGAAGTTTTAAAATCGAGAATAGAAAACCTTATACAGCAGCGAAAATCATTTCAAGAGGCCTATCGTAAAAAAATAGAATTACCGGATGTTGTGAACCGGGTACAAGTTGAGAGTGAAGATGAAAAATTGATGCGTAAAGTGCTTCAGCTTGTGAAAAAGAAATATCAAGATCCAGATTTTACCGTGAAGCAATTAGCTTCCGATATTGGAGTAAGCCGATCGTTTTTATACAATAAATCGATGAGCCTTTTTGAGAAATCTCCTTTAGAGCTTATAACCGATATCAGATTAGAAAAGGGAAAGGAACTATTGAAACATAGCCAACTTACTATTTCAGAAATAGCTTTTCAGACAGGTTTCAATAATCCAAAGTACTTTACAAAAAATTTCAAGAAAAAATACAAAATGTTGCCTTCAGTATATAAAAAGCAACATTGA
- a CDS encoding AGE family epimerase/isomerase, whose product MEILQTNFKKELFQELINIVNYWKENSLDIENDGFIGRRDHFNKPDFNADKGVILNTRLLWTFSRIANFKPDFSTEKEADRAFEYLKHYFKDAEFGGVYWVLDYQGNPLNTRKQIYAQAFLIYALSEYYKFSKNEEALNWALEVFKLIEKHALDKEFGGYIEAFNQDWSPIEDMRLSEKDLNASKTMNTHLHILEAYTTLAEVTHSDKVKKALQNLINLHLEKFFNAENGHFQLFFDTQWNLQNHVVSYGHDIEATWLLLAAANQVNNKNLIEKVQKAAIQIADVFLAEAYKKSEGIINEKDLETNHVDTDRHWWPQAEAMLGLAYANNIQASEKYREAIEDIWDFTKKYIIDEELGEWHFRIDRNHKPYEDENRVGMWKCPYHNSRALIELIENY is encoded by the coding sequence ATGGAAATTCTGCAGACTAATTTTAAAAAAGAACTTTTTCAGGAACTAATCAATATTGTTAATTATTGGAAAGAAAATAGCCTGGATATAGAAAATGATGGTTTTATAGGTAGAAGAGATCATTTTAATAAACCCGATTTTAATGCCGATAAAGGCGTTATTTTAAATACGCGTTTGTTATGGACCTTTTCCAGAATAGCGAATTTTAAGCCTGATTTTTCTACGGAAAAAGAAGCAGATAGAGCTTTTGAGTATCTGAAGCATTATTTTAAAGATGCTGAATTTGGTGGCGTATATTGGGTATTAGATTATCAGGGGAATCCTTTAAATACCAGAAAACAAATTTACGCGCAGGCATTTTTAATTTATGCTTTATCAGAATATTATAAGTTTTCTAAAAATGAAGAAGCCTTAAATTGGGCTTTAGAGGTGTTTAAATTAATTGAAAAACACGCGCTAGATAAAGAATTTGGCGGATATATCGAAGCTTTTAACCAAGATTGGTCGCCAATTGAAGATATGCGATTAAGTGAGAAAGATTTAAATGCTTCAAAAACTATGAATACGCATCTTCATATCCTAGAAGCCTATACAACTTTAGCTGAAGTAACTCATTCAGATAAGGTGAAAAAAGCATTACAGAATTTAATCAATCTTCATCTTGAAAAATTTTTTAATGCTGAAAATGGTCACTTTCAATTGTTTTTTGATACACAATGGAATTTGCAAAACCACGTGGTTTCATACGGTCACGATATTGAAGCAACCTGGTTACTGTTAGCTGCAGCAAATCAGGTTAACAATAAAAATTTGATTGAAAAAGTACAAAAAGCGGCAATTCAAATTGCAGATGTATTTTTAGCTGAAGCTTACAAAAAATCTGAGGGTATAATTAATGAAAAAGATTTAGAAACCAACCACGTCGATACCGATAGGCATTGGTGGCCTCAAGCTGAAGCGATGCTAGGTTTGGCGTATGCGAACAATATCCAAGCTTCAGAAAAATATAGAGAAGCTATAGAAGATATCTGGGATTTCACCAAAAAATATATTATCGATGAAGAACTTGGCGAATGGCATTTCAGAATCGATAGAAATCATAAGCCTTATGAAGATGAAAACCGAGTAGGAATGTGGAAGTGCCCGTATCACAATAGCCGAGCACTAATCGAACTAATTGAAAATTATTAA
- a CDS encoding glycoside hydrolase 5 family protein: protein MIKRLFSICILCIVCYSCQSVKPISVKNGQFYQGNKPYYFVGANYWYGPLIAAPNIGDRDRLIKELDMLDSLGVDNLRILVGGEGGIEDSQVKPALQYEQGKYNQDLLEGLDFLLNEMRKRNMYAVLYLNNNWIWSGGMSTYLRWNGYGDVPNPFLEEYTWPEYFAYTQQFHTCKPCQEAFKKHIKFIMTRTNSVNGLVYTDDNTIMSWQVANEPRIFSEEDREPFASWLSETVNYMDSLDPNTLISTGAEGKASYLQDLETYKNLHATDKIDYLTAHMWPKNWGWYNKDNEEATLQTSIKNAHDYIEEHKKVAKQLQKPLVLSEFGFPRDGESLERGSSVNYRDRFYKSILEELKASFKNKNELSGLNFWGFAGIAKTISGQAKWEKGDDFTADPPQEPQGLNSVFAEDTSTLKMLKEYNTIFSKK from the coding sequence ATGATAAAACGACTCTTTTCAATATGTATACTTTGTATTGTTTGCTATTCGTGCCAAAGCGTAAAACCGATAAGCGTTAAAAACGGCCAATTTTATCAAGGCAATAAACCATACTACTTTGTAGGCGCTAATTACTGGTACGGGCCTTTAATTGCGGCACCTAATATTGGTGATCGGGATCGGTTAATTAAAGAGCTGGATATGCTGGATAGTTTAGGGGTTGATAATTTGCGAATTTTAGTTGGTGGTGAAGGAGGAATAGAAGATTCTCAGGTAAAACCGGCTTTACAGTACGAGCAAGGAAAGTATAATCAGGATTTGTTAGAAGGGCTTGATTTTTTATTGAACGAAATGCGTAAGCGTAATATGTATGCGGTTTTATATTTAAATAATAACTGGATTTGGTCTGGTGGAATGTCTACATATTTACGCTGGAATGGTTACGGAGATGTTCCTAATCCATTTTTAGAAGAATATACCTGGCCGGAATATTTTGCGTATACACAGCAATTTCACACGTGCAAACCTTGTCAAGAAGCTTTTAAAAAACACATTAAATTTATAATGACGAGAACCAATTCGGTTAACGGATTGGTGTATACCGACGATAATACCATTATGTCTTGGCAAGTAGCTAACGAACCAAGAATTTTTTCTGAAGAAGACCGCGAGCCTTTTGCATCCTGGTTATCAGAAACTGTAAATTATATGGATTCATTAGATCCGAATACTTTAATTTCTACGGGCGCTGAAGGAAAAGCGAGTTATCTGCAAGATTTAGAAACCTATAAAAACTTACATGCTACCGATAAAATCGATTATTTAACAGCTCACATGTGGCCAAAAAATTGGGGTTGGTACAATAAAGATAATGAAGAAGCTACCTTACAAACGTCTATAAAAAATGCACATGATTATATTGAAGAGCATAAAAAAGTAGCAAAACAACTTCAAAAACCTTTGGTACTTTCTGAATTTGGATTTCCTCGTGATGGCGAAAGTTTAGAGAGAGGTTCTTCGGTAAACTATCGTGATCGGTTTTATAAATCGATATTAGAAGAATTAAAAGCAAGTTTTAAAAATAAAAATGAGTTAAGCGGACTCAATTTTTGGGGATTTGCCGGAATTGCCAAAACAATTTCTGGGCAAGCTAAATGGGAAAAAGGAGATGATTTTACAGCCGATCCTCCACAAGAACCTCAAGGTTTAAATTCCGTTTTTGCTGAAGATACTTCTACTTTAAAAATGCTAAAAGAGTATAACACAATCTTTTCTAAAAAGTAA
- the bglX gene encoding beta-glucosidase BglX, translating to MKLKSITTPIFIAAISFTAHAQTPSSMKLSEEEITTKVDSLLSLMTLEEKVGQTVQYNGFWDVTGPAPNGTNEAKKYEDLKNGRVGSMLSVRGVKEVRAVQKIAVEESRLGIPLIIGFDVIHGYKTLSPIPLAEAASWDLEAIKKSAQVAASEAAASGINWTFAPMVDISRDPRWGRVMEGGGEDPFLGSKIAAARVTGFQGENLADPLTIAACAKHFAGYGFAEAGREYNKADFSAVTLHNVVLPPFKAAVEAGTRTLMNGFNEWNGLPVTANKYLLHDVLKDEWDFNGFVVSDWASIEEMITWGYAKDKKEAALRAMTAGTDMDMEGYVYNEALEELVANGTIDEEVLDDAVRRILRVKFELGLFEDPYRYCDEERERTIIGSKENREAVLDMAKKSIVLLKNENKLLPLQKKNQNIAVIGPLAEDDNSPLGSWRLGSDDHTAVSFLEGMRAYKGNNITYAKGADLITNDPQFTKELHVNTSNKSDFDEAIETAKNADVVVMVLGEHGFQTGEGRSRTELGLSGVQQELLEKVYEVNKNIVLVLNNGRPLVIDWAAAHIPAIVEAWQLGTESGNAIAQVLYGDYNPSGKLPMTFPRSVGQIPIYYNKRNTGRPVDPAPGQEQVFWSKYIDEENSPLYPFGFGLSYTTFEYADLKLNKESIKSSDEIKVSVTVTNTGNYDGKEVVQLYIHDKYASIIRPIKELKGFELVTLEKGESKTIQFTLTEKELGFYDAEGNYKVEPGEFSVFVGGSSEADLKKEFTIKE from the coding sequence ATGAAATTAAAATCGATAACAACTCCTATTTTTATCGCAGCTATAAGTTTTACTGCACATGCACAAACTCCATCATCAATGAAACTTTCCGAAGAAGAAATAACAACAAAAGTCGATTCGCTACTCAGCTTAATGACGCTGGAAGAAAAAGTTGGTCAAACCGTGCAATATAACGGATTTTGGGATGTAACAGGCCCGGCGCCTAACGGTACTAACGAAGCCAAAAAATATGAAGACCTAAAAAATGGAAGGGTAGGTTCCATGTTAAGTGTTCGCGGAGTTAAAGAAGTGAGAGCGGTACAAAAGATTGCAGTTGAAGAAAGTAGGTTGGGTATTCCGTTAATTATTGGTTTCGATGTTATTCACGGGTATAAAACCCTAAGTCCAATTCCGTTGGCTGAAGCCGCCAGCTGGGATTTGGAAGCCATTAAAAAATCAGCTCAAGTTGCCGCTTCAGAAGCAGCAGCTTCCGGAATCAACTGGACGTTTGCTCCGATGGTCGATATTTCTAGAGATCCGCGCTGGGGTAGAGTAATGGAAGGCGGAGGAGAAGATCCGTTTTTAGGAAGCAAAATTGCTGCTGCTCGCGTAACTGGATTTCAGGGAGAAAATCTCGCCGATCCATTAACTATCGCGGCCTGTGCAAAACATTTTGCAGGATATGGGTTTGCAGAAGCGGGAAGAGAATATAATAAAGCCGATTTTAGCGCAGTCACTTTACATAACGTGGTATTACCACCTTTTAAAGCAGCTGTAGAAGCAGGAACACGCACTTTAATGAATGGTTTTAATGAATGGAACGGCCTCCCGGTTACTGCAAATAAATATTTATTGCATGATGTGTTAAAGGATGAATGGGATTTCAACGGATTTGTGGTATCCGATTGGGCTTCTATTGAAGAGATGATTACCTGGGGTTATGCTAAAGATAAAAAAGAAGCCGCTTTACGAGCCATGACAGCCGGAACCGATATGGATATGGAAGGCTATGTGTATAACGAAGCTTTAGAAGAATTGGTAGCTAATGGAACTATCGATGAAGAAGTTTTAGACGATGCTGTGAGAAGAATTCTACGTGTGAAATTTGAATTAGGATTGTTTGAAGATCCATATCGATATTGCGATGAAGAACGGGAAAGAACTATTATAGGTAGTAAAGAAAATCGTGAAGCGGTATTAGATATGGCAAAAAAATCGATTGTATTATTGAAGAATGAAAACAAGCTTTTACCACTTCAAAAGAAAAATCAGAATATAGCCGTAATCGGACCGTTAGCAGAAGATGATAATAGTCCGCTAGGAAGCTGGCGTTTAGGATCAGACGATCATACGGCAGTTAGTTTTTTAGAAGGGATGAGAGCGTATAAGGGAAATAATATTACCTACGCAAAAGGAGCTGATTTAATTACTAACGATCCACAATTTACCAAAGAATTACATGTAAATACGTCTAATAAAAGTGATTTTGATGAAGCTATAGAAACGGCTAAAAACGCTGACGTAGTTGTAATGGTACTTGGTGAGCATGGTTTCCAAACCGGAGAGGGAAGAAGTAGAACCGAATTAGGTTTATCAGGCGTACAACAAGAATTGCTAGAAAAAGTGTACGAAGTGAATAAAAACATCGTACTTGTTTTAAATAACGGTCGACCGTTGGTGATCGATTGGGCTGCAGCGCATATTCCTGCTATTGTAGAAGCATGGCAATTGGGAACTGAAAGCGGAAATGCGATTGCTCAGGTTTTATATGGCGATTATAACCCAAGTGGAAAGCTTCCAATGACTTTCCCGAGAAGCGTCGGGCAAATTCCTATTTATTATAACAAAAGAAATACCGGAAGGCCGGTAGATCCTGCACCAGGACAAGAGCAAGTATTTTGGTCAAAATATATCGATGAAGAAAATTCGCCATTATATCCTTTCGGATTTGGATTGAGTTACACCACTTTTGAATATGCAGATTTAAAATTGAATAAAGAATCCATTAAATCTTCAGATGAAATAAAAGTAAGCGTCACCGTTACCAATACCGGTAATTATGATGGTAAAGAAGTGGTGCAACTCTATATCCACGATAAATACGCTAGTATAATTAGGCCCATAAAAGAATTAAAAGGATTTGAATTAGTAACTTTAGAAAAAGGGGAATCAAAAACCATTCAGTTTACGTTAACCGAAAAAGAACTTGGTTTTTATGATGCTGAAGGAAATTATAAAGTAGAACCCGGAGAATTTTCAGTTTTTGTTGGTGGAAGCTCTGAAGCTGATTTAAAAAAAGAATTTACTATTAAAGAGTAG
- a CDS encoding sialate O-acetylesterase, which translates to MRNLSIYIILFLISINAIANVSLPSIFSDNMVLQRNSDIIIWGWADPGEEIKLVASWNPNDTLTTTTNRHAQWKLILKTTDTKQPVSLDIFGYNHVQIKNVLLGEVWLASGQSNMEWSASAGIVGDSLAIKNATNKNIRFFRVPKRTAETAQIDIDATWQVNSPENMQYFSAIAYFFAEKLTNELDVPVGIIGSYWGGTPAEVWIPSEAFKKDSTLAQGTKYLPQEKWWPTEPAYSFNAMIAPLIPFKISGVLWYQGESNTENTGYYKNAFTTLIQSWRKQWNDNFPFYYAQIAPYNYGEDHDTGVQIRNIQREVLKLANTAMIPTGDLGNLEDIHPRDKKPVGERFANIALQQKYHQFSGEVYGPLVENANLKKNKIILNFSHSEGLNFKNSDRQFEVAGENKEFETVKASIKNNTVILRSSIKNPLYVRYAWKNAIVPNLYNKANLPASSFEIKID; encoded by the coding sequence ATGAGAAATCTCAGTATTTACATTATACTATTTTTAATTAGCATTAATGCTATCGCAAATGTTAGCCTACCCAGTATATTTTCAGACAACATGGTATTACAAAGAAACAGCGATATTATAATTTGGGGATGGGCTGATCCTGGTGAAGAAATTAAGCTTGTTGCTTCTTGGAATCCTAACGATACCCTTACCACAACCACGAACAGGCATGCGCAATGGAAACTGATCCTAAAAACAACCGATACTAAACAACCAGTTTCTTTAGACATTTTTGGCTACAATCATGTACAAATTAAAAATGTATTATTAGGAGAAGTTTGGCTGGCTTCCGGACAATCGAATATGGAATGGAGCGCTTCTGCCGGAATAGTTGGTGATAGCTTAGCTATTAAAAATGCAACCAATAAAAACATTCGCTTTTTTAGAGTTCCCAAACGTACTGCAGAAACTGCACAAATCGATATCGATGCTACTTGGCAAGTTAACAGCCCGGAAAACATGCAGTATTTTAGTGCTATCGCCTATTTTTTTGCTGAAAAATTAACAAACGAATTAGACGTTCCGGTTGGAATTATCGGGTCGTATTGGGGCGGAACACCTGCAGAAGTTTGGATCCCGTCTGAAGCTTTTAAAAAAGATTCGACTTTGGCGCAAGGAACTAAATATTTACCGCAAGAAAAATGGTGGCCTACTGAGCCTGCTTATAGCTTTAATGCTATGATTGCACCTCTCATTCCTTTTAAAATATCCGGTGTTTTGTGGTATCAGGGCGAAAGTAATACAGAGAATACTGGTTATTATAAAAATGCATTTACGACTTTAATTCAGTCTTGGCGAAAGCAATGGAACGATAATTTCCCTTTTTATTATGCACAAATTGCACCTTATAATTATGGAGAAGATCATGATACCGGCGTGCAAATTCGAAATATACAGCGTGAAGTTTTAAAACTAGCCAATACAGCAATGATACCAACGGGAGATTTAGGAAATTTAGAAGATATCCATCCGAGAGATAAAAAACCGGTAGGTGAACGTTTTGCGAATATCGCTTTACAACAAAAATATCATCAATTTTCAGGAGAAGTATATGGGCCTTTAGTAGAAAATGCAAATCTGAAAAAGAATAAAATCATCCTTAATTTTTCGCATTCCGAAGGATTGAATTTTAAAAATTCAGACCGTCAATTTGAAGTTGCCGGAGAAAATAAAGAGTTTGAAACGGTAAAAGCAAGCATTAAAAACAATACGGTTATTCTGAGATCTTCTATTAAGAATCCGCTTTATGTTCGTTATGCCTGGAAAAATGCGATTGTTCCTAATCTTTATAATAAAGCTAATTTACCAGCTTCTAGTTTTGAGATTAAAATAGACTGA